The DNA segment TACGAACTCGATCGACAAGTGTCTTTAAATAACTTAACGAGCGTCTATGTCCCTCCTGTCAAAGAAAAAGAAGGTCGCTATAAAGATTTCTATACGTTTAGAGAAATTGTAGCCGAATTACGGGGACCAAACGGTTGTCCGTGGGATAAAGAGCAGACCCATCAATCGCTAAAAAAATATTTAATTGAAGAAGCATACGAACTCCTTGACGCTATTGACGCAGATGATGTCGATCATATGATTGAAGAATTAGGAGATGTATTACTTCAAGTATTGTTGCATGCACAAATTGGTGAAGATGATGGTTTATTTTCCATTGAAGATGTCATCGAAAGTATTGGTGAGAAAATGGTACGGCGTCATCCTCATGTATTTAGTACCGTGAAAGTGGAAGATGCTGATGAGGTTGTGAACAATTGGAATGCGATTAAAGCAAAGGAAAAAGGAACGAAAAAAGAAGAATCTATTTTAAATAGTATACCGAAAGGACTTCCGGCATTGTTTAAAGCATATGAAATGCAAAAAAAGGCGGCAAAAGTCGGCTTTGATTGGGAGGATGTTGACGGGGCTTGGGAGAAGGTACAGGAAGAACTCGACGAATGGAAAGGAGCGATACAGCAACGAAATGAACAAGAAGCAGCCAAGGAATTTGGTGATGTATTGTTTGCCCTTGTCAATGTAGCCCGCTTTTATCGAATTCATCCTGAAGATGCCCTCCAAGCAACTGTTCAAAAATTTCAACGTCGCTTTGAGTATGTTGAACAACAAGTGAAAGCATCGGGAAGGTCGTTTGATCAATTTTCATTAGAGGAATTAGATCAATTTTGGAATGAAGCCAAAGCGAAAGGTTATTAATAAAAGGGAGAGTGTAGGAACAATGGAAAGCATGCGTTTAGATAAGTTTTTAAAAGTTTCGCGATTGATTAAACGGAGAACATTGGCGAAAGAAGTAGCCGAACAAGGGCGAATTTCAATCAATGGACAGACAGCAAAAGCTAGCTCAAACGTAAAAGTTGGCGATGAGCTAACCATTCAGTTTGGTCAAAAACAAATTACCGTTCGTGTAGAACAGCTACTGGAATCCACAAAAAAAGAAGATGCGTCATCTATGTATACGCTTGTGAAGGAAGAGCGGTTGGAAGAGCCGATGACCGAATAATTTTGCTCCCGGAATCGGGGGCTTTTTTTATTTTTGGCTCTACCCTAAAATAACTGTGGATAACTTTTGTTGTTATTTTATTTATCAATGTGCCAATGGCAATTAGCATGAATGTCTGTTAAACGATACTGTTGATATTTATACATTACGCTTGTGGCGGACGCTTTCCGCGGGCAAGGTGCAAGCCGCTTCCCTCGCTACGCTCAAGTATGGGTCTTGCGGCTGCTTGTTCCCGCTGGAGTCGCCGCCGTGTGAATAACTTGGTAAAAATCAACAATGACATAAAACACATAGCCTTATTTTTATAAAAAGGATACGATGAACGAAACTTCTATTAAGATGCTACGTTAAATATGATATAAAAAAACGAAAAAGGAGAAAGGGTGCGATGTTGACCTATCTTCTCATTGCTTTCGCATTTATCGTAATTGTTGTAACAGTTTGGCCGAAATCTCGAAAATGGAAAAAAGTTTATACTGTATTTGGGTACGAGCAGTATTTTCATGTCGTAGGGAAGTTAAAAGCAGCAGGTATTTCCTATAAATCGAAAACACCATTTAATGCTCGCAAAAAACACGCCTTTCCCGTGAAAGATACAACACAATACGATATTTATGTTAAAAACGAACAAGAACACTTAGCGCTAAAAGTAATCCATCAACCTAATCGATAGCTTGTTCCTCTGTTCTATTTTTTCTTTGTCCCTCATAGGATGAATACAAAGCCTGTACTATGTAAAAGTGAGGGATAGGAATGAATCAGTATTATGATCCAAACTCCGTGCAAAAACAAGCAGTCAATGAGCATGACGTTATTATGCGTGGGAGAAAGCTGTTAGATATAACGGGTGTCAAACAAGTAGAAAGCTTTGATAATGAGGAATTTTTATTAGAAACAGTCATGGGATTTTTAGCGATTAGAGGGCAAAATTTGCAGATGAAAAATTTAGATGTAGATAAAGGGATTGTGTCCATTAAGGGGAAAATTTATGATCTCGTTTATTTAGATGAACCTCAAGGGGAGAAAGCTAAAGGGTTCTTTAGCAAGTTGTTTCGATGAGTTTAACGGTTCAATTTTATACGATGCTTGCCATGATTCTCATGGGAAGCTTTTTTGGTGCCGCGCTTGATACGTATCAACGTTTTTTAAATCGTGCTCATCGAAAACGATGGATCGTGTTTGTGAACGACGTATTGTTTTGGCTCGTGCAAGGGTTACTATTATTTCTTATCCTTTTCCAAGTCAATTACGGAGAAGTACGTTTTTACATTTTTCTTGCGCTGTTATGTGGGTTTGCTGCCTATCAAGCACTACTGCGTAATTTCTATGTAAAATTACTAGAAATGATTATTTCAATGGTCATTTCGATTTATCGAGGAATGGTTAAAGCAGTGAATATTTTCCTAATTCGTCCAGTAATATGGATTATTCATCTTTTAATTGCTTTTAGTTTATTTGTGATTCAGTTACTTTGGTCTCTTGTAAAAACGACAGGAACCGTATTATGGTGGGTCCTAAGAATTGGAATAGCTCCTTTTGTGAAGCTTTCTGTTCATTTCTGGAGACTTTTGCCGAAACGTCTTACAAATAACGTCGAGAAGTTATATAATATCTTTGCAGGATATTTCTACTATTTTACGAATTATATGTATAAACGATGGACTTCAATGAAACAGTGGTTTTTGAACAAGAAACAATAAGGAGGAGAGAATTGTGGGAGCATTACGGCAACGGAAAGTCGCTACTTTGCAAAATTCGTATATGGAACAGCATAAGATACGTCAACAATATGTGAACAAGCAAAAGAAGCGTTTAGTGCGTCGACTAACAGTATTTTTTATGTTCGTCATTGTTGTCTCCTATGCTCTTATTTCTTCTCTCCTTTCCCGTCATACTTTACTTGAAGAAAAATTAGCTCAAAAAGAACAGCTTGAGAAAAAGTTAGCTGCTTTGGAAAAAGAGGGAGAATTATTAAAAGAGGAAATTGTGAAGTTAAACGATGACGAATACATAGCGAAATTAGCTCGTCGAGAATACTTCTTATCAGATCAAGGTGAAATTATTTTTAACTTGCCAGAAAAAGATGATAAGGAAAAAGAAGAAGATTCGTCTTATTGACACGCTTTTTTCTGCTTAGCTATAATATATAAAAAGTTTTATTTTTTAAATTTTAAGGAGGAACATTCTTTTTATGTCAATTGAAGTAGGCAGCAAGTTACAAGGAAAAGTAACCGGCATCACACATTTCGGGGCGTTTGTCGAGTTACCGGAAGGCTCAACGGGGCTAGTTCACATTAGTGAGGTAGCTGATAATTACGTAAAGGACATTAACGATCACTTAAAAGTTGGGGATCAAGTCGAAGTAAAAGTAATTAACGTTGAGAAAGATGGGAAAATTGGGTTATCTATTCGTAAAGCAAAGGAACAATCCCATCGTCCACGCCATGGAAGAGCTCATGATCGTTCAAAAGAGAGCTTTGAACAAAAAATGGCTAAATTTTTAAAAGAAAGTGAAGACAGACTTTCTTCATTGAAGCGTCATACGGAATCTAGACGTGGTGGTCGAGGTGCTAGACGAGGTTAACTTGCTGTCTATGTAAACATAGCAGGTTGGAACGTGTAGTTTGGCGTCACACCAAGCAGGCATTGCCTGCTTTTTTTAATGACTAATATTTTTTCGAAAAAACAAAAAGACTAAGGTCGGAAAGCCGCTAGGACTTTCGTTCCTTAGTCTTTTTTGCCGATGACCCGTACGGGATTCGAACCCGTGTTACCGCCGTGAAAGGGCGGTGTCTTAACCACTTGACCAACGGGCCATAATTTGGTGGCGGCGGAGGGGATCGAACCCCCGACCTCACGGGTATGAACCGTACGCTCTAGCCAGCTGAGCTACGCCGCCAAACTATTTTGCAAAGCACAATGAAAATAATACAAAGAACCTCGAATAATGTCAACGGTTTTTTAAAAGAAATTTATTAAAAATAATTGGAAACAATTTACCAAAACAGGCATTCTATCAATCTTTTTTCATTATTTCCTTAAAATTTTACACGATAGGAAAGGAGTGTTAGTAGAGAAAATAGTCGAAAAATTCTTTCGTTTACACCTGTCATTTTGACAAACTTTGAAGCTAGTCCCCTTTAAAATAGAGCATAACAATATTCGATTAGGGGAGTGTTAAAAAATGGCAAAAACGGAACGGAGTTTGGTCGAGCCGTTAAATGAGGTCAACGTGGCTCAAACGAAGGTACAACTCGCCGAATGGGGAAAATGGTTTTGGCTAAAACTAGGGAACGTATTGATTCAAAGAGGCTTAGTATTTATATTGATTGGATTTTTACTTGGACGGGCCCTCATTTTATCACACTTAACACCTTTTGTTCTTCCGTTTTTTGCATCTATGTATATGTTAAGAAGAGACAAGTCTCCTTTTGCATTGATCGGTCTGTTAGCAGGCTCCCTCACCATTTCATTCACAAACATGGTCTATGTTTTTATTAGTACCACTTTATTTTTAATTATTTTTAAAATTACGGAAAGCTGGCGAAAAGACCATCTTCGTTCCTTGCCTTTTCTCGTCTTTTTTGTCACGACAGGAACGAAACTATCGTTCACTTATATAGAAAGTAGTCGGCAGCTTACATTATATGATGGAATGATGACGGGTGTAGAAGCAAGTTTATCCTTTATTTTGACATTAATATTTTTACAATGTCTCCCACTATTTACCCCTACAAAAAGAAAAAAAATACTTAAAACAGAAGAAATTGTATGTGTCATTATCATGTTAGCATCGGTGTTAACCGGAACGATTGGATGGAGTATTTATGATTTATCCATTGAACATATTTTGTCACGCTATTTGGTTCTCGTATTTGCTTTTATTGCAGGTGCTACGCTTGGTTCAACGGTTGGAGTGGTTACAGGTCTCATATTTAGCTTAGCAAATATTTCAAGTTTTTACCAAATGAGCTTACTCGCTTTTGCGGGATTGTTAGGAGGACTGCTGAAAGAAGGAAATAAATTAGGTGCTGCCTCAGGATTATTTATTGCGACGTTACTCATCGGTATGTACGGAGAAATGGATGGAGTACTTACGCAAACGCTTTATGAATCTGCCTTGGCCGTCGTTTTGTTTTTCCTTACTCCGAAACTTTTTATGGAAACGGTAGCGAAGTATATCCCAGGTACGCAAGAGTATGCGTTGGAACAGCAACAGTACATGAGGAAAATTCGAGATGTCACGGCACAACGTGTATCCCAATTTTCTAACGTGTTTCAAGCACTATCAAAAAGCTTTTCGCAATACGATCATGATCAAAGGGAAGAGCAAGAAGAAAGGGAATTTGATTTCTTTTTAAGCAACGTAACGGAAAAAACATGTCAAACGTGTTTTCGTAAAGAGCAATGTTGGGTAAAGAACTTTAATACAACGTATGATTTAATGCGGGAGATTATGTACGAAATTGATGAAGGTAAAGGGACTTTATCTCATCGTACCCAACGTGAATTGGACAAGCATTGCACTAGGTCCAAAAAGGTCATCAAAGCCATTGAACAAGAGATAACGTACTTTAAGGCCAACCAAAAATTGAAAAAACAAGTGCAAGAAAGTCGAAAATTAGTTGCAGAACAACTGTTAGGCGTGTCAATCGTCATGGAAGATTTTGCGAAAGAAATACAAAAAGAACGCGAAAATATGCAACGACAAGAGGAAATGATTTTTGAAGCGTTAGAAGATTTTGGTGTTCAAGTAGAGCAAGTGGATATTTATAGTTTAGAGCAAGGAAATGTTGATATTGATATGATGATTCCCTATTGTCAGGGACACGGTGAAGGAGAAAAACTCATTGCCCCTATGTTGTCAGATATTCTAGGGGAAACGATTATCGTGCATAAAGAAGAGTGCGCTTCATTTCCCAATGGGTTCTGTCATGTCACATTCCGATCCGCGAAAAAGTTTGTTGTAGAAACAGGAGTGGCTCATGCAGCCAAAGGAGGAGGGCTTGTTTCGGGAGATAGTTATTCGATGATTGAGTTAGATGTAGGTAAATTCGCTATTGCCATAAGTGATGGAATGGGGAATGGCGAGCGTGCACACCATGAAAGCAATGAAACGCTTCGGTTATTACAATACATTCTCAAATCGGGAATTGATGAAAAATTAGCCATCAAATCGGTTAACTCTATTTTGTCTCTACGTACAACAGATGAAGTGTTTTCTACTCTTGATTTAGCGATGATTGATTTACAAGATGCAAAAGTCAACTTTTTAAAAGTTGGTTCTACCCCAAGCTTTATTAAACGAGGGGATAAAGTGATGAAAGTAGAGGCAGGAAATTTACCGATGGGAATCTTACAAGATATGGAGGTTGATACCGTTTCTGAACAATTAAAGTCAGGGGATTTACTCATTATGATGAGTGATGGCATTTTTGAAGGACCGAAGCACGTTGAAAATTACGAGTTGTGGATGAGAAGAAAAATACGAGAACTAGAGACAAATGATCCGCAAGAAATAGCCGACTTAATTATGGAAGAAGTTATTCGAACGAAAGAAGGAGATATTGATGATGATATGACCATTGTAGTGGCTCAAGTAAAGCATAATATGCCGAAATGGGCTACTATTCCATTGACCGCGTTAAGTAAGAAAAAGAGAATTTCATAGTAGGAGAAGTATAAATCCCCTCTCAATCGGCGATGATGGTAACAACTACATACTAGGAGGGGAGTCTGTTGAAGACAGGCACATTACGGCAAATTTTATTAATCACCGATGGATGTTCAAACTATGGCGAAGATCCCATTGCGATGGCCGCCTTGGCAAAAGAACAAGGAATTACGGTCAACGTCATTGGAGTCATGGAACAAGATGTAATTGATGACCAAGGTATGCAAGAAATTGAAGGGATTGCCCTTTCAGGAGGCGGTGTAAGCCAAGTTGTTTATGCGCAACAGCTGTCACAAACGGTCCAAATGGTGACTCGAAAAGCTATGACCCAAACATTGCAAGGAGTGGTGAATAGGGAATTAAAACAAATTTTAGGTAACAACGTGACGATGGAAGAGCTTCCTCCAGAAAAGAGAGGAGAAGTGATGGAAATCGTGGATGAATTAGGGGAAACTGTCGATTTAGAAGTGTTGATTCTTGTCGATACAAGCGCCAGTATGAAACATAAGCTCCCAACGGTGAAAGAGGCCTTATTAGACCTTTCGTTAAGCTTAAATGCCCGAACGGGAGATAATCGGTACGCCGTGTTTGTATTTCCTGGGAAAAAAGATGTCGAAAAATTGCTAGATTGGACGCCAAAGCTCGAAGCATTGACAAGTATCTTTCCAAAATTAACGACAGGTGGAATCACACCTACTGGTCCTGCTATTAAAGAAGCACTTTCCCATTTCAAGAAAAAACGCTCGTTAAGGGGACTATTGACGAACGATGATGAACAATATTTCGAAGAATCCATTTAAGTTTTCACGGGGGACGGTGGTCTCTGGTAAGTGGCACCATAACAAATATACGATTGTAAAAGAGCTAGGGTTTGGAGCCAATGGGACAGTTTATTTAGCTCAAAGTTCTTTCGGTTATGTCGCTTTAAAGATGAGTAATGATCACATGACGGTGACATCAGAAGTTAACGTGTTGAAAGCTTTTTCCAAGGTCCAGGGGTCAGCCCTCGGACCTTCTTTATTAGATGTCGATGATTGGCAAAGAATAACGGGGATGATTCCATTTTATGTAATGGAATATATTCAAGGTGAGGATTTATTAACGTTTATTCAGAAAAAAGGAACAGCGTGGATTCCTGTACTTCTCAGTCAATTGTTAAGAGATTTAGAACGTTTACATAAAGAAGGATGGGTATTTGGCGATATTAAGCCAGAGAACTTAATCGTTACGCAGCCTTCTAATCGCATTCGTTGTATCGATGTGGGGGGAACGACACCTATCGGTAGAGCCGTGAAAGAATTTACGGAATTTTTTGATAGAGGTTATTGGGGGTATGGAACTCGTAAAGCAGAGCCATCCTATGATTTGTTTAGTGTAGCCATGGTCATAGTGAATATCGCTTACCCGCGACGGTTTCAAAAACAAGGGGATGGAAAAAACCAATTGCTACATGTCATAAAACAAAGCCCGACATTGCAACCATATCGCTTCATCATCTTCAAAGCCCTTCATGGTCAATATCGTTCAGCAGAAGATATGCGTCGGGATATACTAACTCTTGTTGTATCTAACCAACAACCGAAGGGGACAGCAAGACGAGCAGCTTCTAGAAAACAGCCGGCTTCCGTATCAATCCAATCTGTACGAGTAAAAAAGACCAATCAAGGTGGATGGTTGGAATCTTTTCTCGTATTGACGTTAGTTAGTGTATTGTACGCCCTTTACATTTTTCAACAGCTCTTATAAATGATGAAGTGACCTTTGGTGAATTGGACAGAATCATGGTACTATAATGTAAAAAAATAAAGATTAAGTGAGTTGGTCAAGCGAGAATATGTTACACTATGAGCAAAAAGTATCTTTCTTTATTAAGCGACATCAATTGATTCAGTCTGGCGATCACCTCTTAGTTGCTGTATCGGGTGGACCGGATTCCTTATCCCTTCTTCATTACATATGGATGCATCGTGAAAAGTACAGTGTTCAAGTAGCGGTAGCTCATGTTGATCACATGTTACGTGGAGATGAATCATACAGGGAGCTTCAGTTTGTGCAACAATTTTGTAAAGAACGGGACATTCGTTTCTTTTCTCGACGAATTAACATTCAAGAAAAAATGAATGTTGAACGAATGTCGTTACAAGAGACGGCCCGATTATACCGCTACAAGTTTTTCCAAGAGATTATGGAAACGGGGAATTACAACAAATTAGTTCTCGGACATCATGGGGACGACCAAGTCGAAACGATTTTAATGCGTCTGACAAGGGGAAGTTCTTCCCGTGGTCGAGCAGGTATACCAGTGAAACGACCGTTTTACCATGGGGAAATCATTCGTCCATTATTATGTTTATCGAAAACTGAAATCGAAGAGTATTGCTCGTTTTATAAACTAAACCCACGTCGAGATCTGAGTAATGACAAAGATTCGTATACGCGAAATCGATTTCGCCATCACCTTCTCCCATTTTTAAAACAGGAGAACGAGCGAGTTCATGAGCATTTTCAACGGTTTAGTGAAGAATTGAGGGAAGATGAGGCGCTTTTACAGGAATTGACGATTGAAAAAATGAATAAGATATGGAAAAAAGATAAGGGAAAAGTGATCCTGTCTATTTCTCCATTTCTTCAACTCCCACCGTCTTTACAAAGAAGGGGGATTCATCTAATATTAAACTATCTTTATAAGGAAACGCCTTCTTCCTTATCTTCCATACATATCGACTCATTCATGCAACTGTTACAAAGTCCTCATCCATCCGGGAAGCTTGATTTTCCCCAAGGCTTAAAAATTTTACGCTCGTATCAACAATGCATTTTTCAATATGAGCCGTTTGCCACGCAACCGTTTCAGTTGGAATTAAATGTAGGTGAATCGGTGCGATTAGCCAATGGAATGGAATTTTCTTTAAACAAAAAAACGAATCCATTACCAGAAAAGAATGCTAATGTTATGTATCTTCATCCAGACGATGTATCCTTACCTCTTATCATACGTTCAAGACAAAATGGGGATAAAATCGTTTTAAAAGGAACGGGTGGAACCAAAA comes from the Bacillus sp. (in: firmicutes) genome and includes:
- a CDS encoding protein kinase family protein, which translates into the protein MMNNISKNPFKFSRGTVVSGKWHHNKYTIVKELGFGANGTVYLAQSSFGYVALKMSNDHMTVTSEVNVLKAFSKVQGSALGPSLLDVDDWQRITGMIPFYVMEYIQGEDLLTFIQKKGTAWIPVLLSQLLRDLERLHKEGWVFGDIKPENLIVTQPSNRIRCIDVGGTTPIGRAVKEFTEFFDRGYWGYGTRKAEPSYDLFSVAMVIVNIAYPRRFQKQGDGKNQLLHVIKQSPTLQPYRFIIFKALHGQYRSAEDMRRDILTLVVSNQQPKGTARRAASRKQPASVSIQSVRVKKTNQGGWLESFLVLTLVSVLYALYIFQQLL
- a CDS encoding VWA domain-containing protein, coding for MKTGTLRQILLITDGCSNYGEDPIAMAALAKEQGITVNVIGVMEQDVIDDQGMQEIEGIALSGGGVSQVVYAQQLSQTVQMVTRKAMTQTLQGVVNRELKQILGNNVTMEELPPEKRGEVMEIVDELGETVDLEVLILVDTSASMKHKLPTVKEALLDLSLSLNARTGDNRYAVFVFPGKKDVEKLLDWTPKLEALTSIFPKLTTGGITPTGPAIKEALSHFKKKRSLRGLLTNDDEQYFEESI
- a CDS encoding septum formation initiator family protein, producing MGALRQRKVATLQNSYMEQHKIRQQYVNKQKKRLVRRLTVFFMFVIVVSYALISSLLSRHTLLEEKLAQKEQLEKKLAALEKEGELLKEEIVKLNDDEYIAKLARREYFLSDQGEIIFNLPEKDDKEKEEDSSY
- the spoIIE gene encoding stage II sporulation protein E; translation: MAKTERSLVEPLNEVNVAQTKVQLAEWGKWFWLKLGNVLIQRGLVFILIGFLLGRALILSHLTPFVLPFFASMYMLRRDKSPFALIGLLAGSLTISFTNMVYVFISTTLFLIIFKITESWRKDHLRSLPFLVFFVTTGTKLSFTYIESSRQLTLYDGMMTGVEASLSFILTLIFLQCLPLFTPTKRKKILKTEEIVCVIIMLASVLTGTIGWSIYDLSIEHILSRYLVLVFAFIAGATLGSTVGVVTGLIFSLANISSFYQMSLLAFAGLLGGLLKEGNKLGAASGLFIATLLIGMYGEMDGVLTQTLYESALAVVLFFLTPKLFMETVAKYIPGTQEYALEQQQYMRKIRDVTAQRVSQFSNVFQALSKSFSQYDHDQREEQEEREFDFFLSNVTEKTCQTCFRKEQCWVKNFNTTYDLMREIMYEIDEGKGTLSHRTQRELDKHCTRSKKVIKAIEQEITYFKANQKLKKQVQESRKLVAEQLLGVSIVMEDFAKEIQKERENMQRQEEMIFEALEDFGVQVEQVDIYSLEQGNVDIDMMIPYCQGHGEGEKLIAPMLSDILGETIIVHKEECASFPNGFCHVTFRSAKKFVVETGVAHAAKGGGLVSGDSYSMIELDVGKFAIAISDGMGNGERAHHESNETLRLLQYILKSGIDEKLAIKSVNSILSLRTTDEVFSTLDLAMIDLQDAKVNFLKVGSTPSFIKRGDKVMKVEAGNLPMGILQDMEVDTVSEQLKSGDLLIMMSDGIFEGPKHVENYELWMRRKIRELETNDPQEIADLIMEEVIRTKEGDIDDDMTIVVAQVKHNMPKWATIPLTALSKKKRIS
- the yabQ gene encoding spore cortex biosynthesis protein YabQ — its product is MSLTVQFYTMLAMILMGSFFGAALDTYQRFLNRAHRKRWIVFVNDVLFWLVQGLLLFLILFQVNYGEVRFYIFLALLCGFAAYQALLRNFYVKLLEMIISMVISIYRGMVKAVNIFLIRPVIWIIHLLIAFSLFVIQLLWSLVKTTGTVLWWVLRIGIAPFVKLSVHFWRLLPKRLTNNVEKLYNIFAGYFYYFTNYMYKRWTSMKQWFLNKKQ
- the mazG gene encoding nucleoside triphosphate pyrophosphohydrolase, which produces MTITIVGLGAGDVDQLTLGVYRTLREAEHLYLRTKEHPVVASLEEEGIRFISFDDVYEKYETFDEVYEEISRILLEEAETKDIVYAVPGHPIVAERTVQLLLQKGREKNISVQIGGGQSFIDALCSAVKLDPIEGFQLLDGTSLKRDDVKMNQHVIIGQVYDSFVASEVKLTLMEKYPDDYEVYIVTAAGTAQEKVQKIPLYELDRQVSLNNLTSVYVPPVKEKEGRYKDFYTFREIVAELRGPNGCPWDKEQTHQSLKKYLIEEAYELLDAIDADDVDHMIEELGDVLLQVLLHAQIGEDDGLFSIEDVIESIGEKMVRRHPHVFSTVKVEDADEVVNNWNAIKAKEKGTKKEESILNSIPKGLPALFKAYEMQKKAAKVGFDWEDVDGAWEKVQEELDEWKGAIQQRNEQEAAKEFGDVLFALVNVARFYRIHPEDALQATVQKFQRRFEYVEQQVKASGRSFDQFSLEELDQFWNEAKAKGY
- a CDS encoding RNA-binding S4 domain-containing protein, which codes for MRLDKFLKVSRLIKRRTLAKEVAEQGRISINGQTAKASSNVKVGDELTIQFGQKQITVRVEQLLESTKKEDASSMYTLVKEERLEEPMTE
- the yabP gene encoding sporulation protein YabP is translated as MNQYYDPNSVQKQAVNEHDVIMRGRKLLDITGVKQVESFDNEEFLLETVMGFLAIRGQNLQMKNLDVDKGIVSIKGKIYDLVYLDEPQGEKAKGFFSKLFR
- the tilS gene encoding tRNA lysidine(34) synthetase TilS, with amino-acid sequence MLHYEQKVSFFIKRHQLIQSGDHLLVAVSGGPDSLSLLHYIWMHREKYSVQVAVAHVDHMLRGDESYRELQFVQQFCKERDIRFFSRRINIQEKMNVERMSLQETARLYRYKFFQEIMETGNYNKLVLGHHGDDQVETILMRLTRGSSSRGRAGIPVKRPFYHGEIIRPLLCLSKTEIEEYCSFYKLNPRRDLSNDKDSYTRNRFRHHLLPFLKQENERVHEHFQRFSEELREDEALLQELTIEKMNKIWKKDKGKVILSISPFLQLPPSLQRRGIHLILNYLYKETPSSLSSIHIDSFMQLLQSPHPSGKLDFPQGLKILRSYQQCIFQYEPFATQPFQLELNVGESVRLANGMEFSLNKKTNPLPEKNANVMYLHPDDVSLPLIIRSRQNGDKIVLKGTGGTKKVKDIFIDEKIPRYERDQWPIVTDQTGKILWIPGIKRSKFEAMNFESNSYYILHYKK
- a CDS encoding RNA-binding protein S1 — protein: MSIEVGSKLQGKVTGITHFGAFVELPEGSTGLVHISEVADNYVKDINDHLKVGDQVEVKVINVEKDGKIGLSIRKAKEQSHRPRHGRAHDRSKESFEQKMAKFLKESEDRLSSLKRHTESRRGGRGARRG